The Corythoichthys intestinalis isolate RoL2023-P3 chromosome 1, ASM3026506v1, whole genome shotgun sequence genome has a segment encoding these proteins:
- the LOC130922829 gene encoding protein-lysine methyltransferase METTL21C-like isoform X1: MGESVRKNVWNEETVSLSERPLDIVGNDIISAGDFTCDLIEVQQMQADKTPAWDPCNNSSFGKDVYRYVGQHIVIHESTNFFGAVMWPGAPALCSFLDKNRHLVDLQDKRVLELGAGTGLVTIVASLLGAIATATDLPEMLNNLRSNVMRNTRGRCKYTPTVVPLTWGADLELTHPTCEYQYDYILAADVVYQHDFLVELLATMKYFCQPGTSVIWANKTWMESDLSFTDTFKEAFLTTLLAEDGEMQIYMGKRKEVYSEV; encoded by the exons ATGGGAGAGTCCGTGAGAAAAAATGTGTGGAATGAGGAGACAGTGAGCCTGTCAGAGCGCCCCCTTGACATAGTAGGGAATGACATCATCTCAGCTGGAGACTTCACTT GTGACCTGATTGAGGTCCAACAAATGCAGGCAGACAAGACACCAGCTTGGGATCCCTGCAACAACAGCAGCTTTGGAAAAGATGTGTACCGTTACGTCGGACAGCACATTGTTATTCATGAATCCACAAATTTCTTTGGAGCTGTCATGTGGCCAGGG GCGCCAGCTCTGTGTTCCTTCCTGGACAAGAACAGGCACTTAGTGGACCTGCAGGACAAACGTGTGCTTGAACTGGGAGCTGGAACTGGACTGGTCACTATTGTGGCCAGCTTGCTTG GGGCTATAGCCACAGCGACAGACTTACCGGAGATGCTAAACAACCTCAGGTCCAACGTGATGAGGAACACTAGAGGACGTTGCAAGTACACACCCACTGTGGTACCCCTGACCTGGGGGGCCGACCTGGAGCTCACCCACCCGACATGTGAATATCAGTATGACTACATCCTAGCAGCAGATGTGGTCTACCAACACGACTTCCTGGTTGAGCTGCTGGCCACCATGAAGTACTTCTGTCAGCCAGGGACGAGCGTGATCTGGGCCAACAAAACCTGGATGGAGTCTGACCTCTCATTTACGGACACGTTTAAGGAGGCCTTCCTGACCACTTTGCTTGCTGAAGATGGAGAGATGCAAATCTACATGGGGAAACGCAAAGAAGTGTACAGCGAAGTATAA
- the LOC130922829 gene encoding protein-lysine methyltransferase METTL21C-like isoform X2 codes for MQADKTPAWDPCNNSSFGKDVYRYVGQHIVIHESTNFFGAVMWPGAPALCSFLDKNRHLVDLQDKRVLELGAGTGLVTIVASLLGAIATATDLPEMLNNLRSNVMRNTRGRCKYTPTVVPLTWGADLELTHPTCEYQYDYILAADVVYQHDFLVELLATMKYFCQPGTSVIWANKTWMESDLSFTDTFKEAFLTTLLAEDGEMQIYMGKRKEVYSEV; via the exons ATGCAGGCAGACAAGACACCAGCTTGGGATCCCTGCAACAACAGCAGCTTTGGAAAAGATGTGTACCGTTACGTCGGACAGCACATTGTTATTCATGAATCCACAAATTTCTTTGGAGCTGTCATGTGGCCAGGG GCGCCAGCTCTGTGTTCCTTCCTGGACAAGAACAGGCACTTAGTGGACCTGCAGGACAAACGTGTGCTTGAACTGGGAGCTGGAACTGGACTGGTCACTATTGTGGCCAGCTTGCTTG GGGCTATAGCCACAGCGACAGACTTACCGGAGATGCTAAACAACCTCAGGTCCAACGTGATGAGGAACACTAGAGGACGTTGCAAGTACACACCCACTGTGGTACCCCTGACCTGGGGGGCCGACCTGGAGCTCACCCACCCGACATGTGAATATCAGTATGACTACATCCTAGCAGCAGATGTGGTCTACCAACACGACTTCCTGGTTGAGCTGCTGGCCACCATGAAGTACTTCTGTCAGCCAGGGACGAGCGTGATCTGGGCCAACAAAACCTGGATGGAGTCTGACCTCTCATTTACGGACACGTTTAAGGAGGCCTTCCTGACCACTTTGCTTGCTGAAGATGGAGAGATGCAAATCTACATGGGGAAACGCAAAGAAGTGTACAGCGAAGTATAA
- the LOC130912313 gene encoding protein-lysine methyltransferase METTL21C-like, translating into MEEDEVQKEEMEESDNEVVQKQQRQGWKPCFFFKADKEMYNYVGQDIVIQEAFDSYAGMIWPAALALSQYLDSHQDQLNLTDKAVLEIGAGTGLLSIVASLLGAWVTATDLPDVLSNLRYNLSKNTRGRCRHTPQVAPLSWGYDLQRTYPTSVYRYDYILAADVVYHHDFLDELMATMKHFCKPGTTLILANKLRVESDHTFMKKFKRIFNTRLLEEDESLIILMATCRESEEREEVQYLEGGVETS; encoded by the exons AGGAGTCAGACAATGAAGTTGTCCAGAAGCAGCAAAGACAAGGGTGGAAGCCATGTTTCTTCTTTAAGGCAGATAAAgagatgtataattatgtcgggCAGGACATTGTCATCCAGGAAGCTTTTGACTCTTACGCAGGAATGATATGGCCTGCG GCATTGGCTCTCAGTCAATACTTGGACTCCCATCAAGACCAGCTGAATCTCACTGACAAAGCGGTCCTGGAGATTGGCGCAGGGACCGGCCTATTGTCCATTGTTGCCTCGCTACTCG GGGCCTGGGTGACTGCTACTGACCTTCCAGATGTTCTGAGCAACCTGAGATACAACCTGAGCAAGAACACTAGGGGACGTTGCAGACACACGCCCCAGGTGGCCCCTCTGTCATGGGGGTACGACCTGCAGCGCACCTACCCCACATCGGTCTATCGCTATGACTACATCCTGGCAGCTGATGTTGTCTATCACCATGACTTTCTAGATGAGCTGATGGCCACGATGAAACACTTTTGCAAGCCGGGAACCACCTTGATCTTGGCTAACAAGCTAAGAGTGGAGTCGGATCACACGTTTATGAAGAAATTTAAGAGGATCTTTAACACAAGACTTTTGGAAGAAGATGAATCATTGATTATTTTAATGGCCACATGCAGGGAAAGTGAAGAGAGAGAGGAAGTCCAGTATCTTGAGGGAGGagtggaaacatcg